From the genome of Leptodactylus fuscus isolate aLepFus1 chromosome 1, aLepFus1.hap2, whole genome shotgun sequence, one region includes:
- the RANBP1 gene encoding ran-specific GTPase-activating protein isoform X2, producing MADTKEPQEEHETSVENTDETNHDPQFEPIVSLPEQEIKTLEEDEEELFKMRAKLFRFASENDPPEWKERGTGDVKLLKHREKGTIRLLMRRDKTLKICANHYVTPSMELKPNAGSDRAWVWNTYADYADEAPKPELLAIRFLNAENAQKFKAKFEECRNEVKEKATKDVTKNDSADKVAEKLEELTVKEESKVQDKEDAKQEKTEEKQ from the exons ATGGCCGATACCAAG GAACCCCAAGAGGAGCATGAAACCTCAGTTGAAAACACAGATGAAACCAATCACGATCCTCAGTTTGAACCCATTGTTTCTCTGCCGGAGCAAGAAATTAAGACtcttgaagaagatgaagaggagttATTTAAAAT GAGAGCAAAGTTGTTTCGATTTGCTTCTGAAAATGACCCTCCAGAGTGGAAAGAACGAGGTACTGGTGATGTTAAACTACTTAAACACAGGGAGAAGGGGACAATCCGCCTTTTGATGAGAAGAGACAAGACATTGAAAATCTGCGCTAATCATTATG TGACTCCATCAATGGAACTAAAGCCCAACGCAGGTAGTGATAGAGCATGGGTCTGGAATACATATGCAGATTATGCAGATGAGGCACCAAAACCTGAACTACTGGCCATTCGGTTTTTAAATGCAGAga atGCTCAAAAGTTCAAGGCAAAATTTGAAGAATGTAGAAATGAAGTAAAGGAGAAAGCAACTAAAG ATGTGACCAAAAATGATAGTGCTGATAAAGTGGCTGAGAAATTAGAAGAACTCACTGTAAAGGAGGAAAGCAAGGTTCAAGACAAAGAGGATGCCAAGCaagaaaaaacagaagagaagcaATAA
- the RANBP1 gene encoding ran-specific GTPase-activating protein isoform X1, whose translation MADTKEPQEEHETSVENTDETNHDPQFEPIVSLPEQEIKTLEEDEEELFKMRAKLFRFASENDPPEWKERGTGDVKLLKHREKGTIRLLMRRDKTLKICANHYVTPSMELKPNAGSDRAWVWNTYADYADEAPKPELLAIRFLNAENAQKFKAKFEECRNEVKEKATKADVTKNDSADKVAEKLEELTVKEESKVQDKEDAKQEKTEEKQ comes from the exons ATGGCCGATACCAAG GAACCCCAAGAGGAGCATGAAACCTCAGTTGAAAACACAGATGAAACCAATCACGATCCTCAGTTTGAACCCATTGTTTCTCTGCCGGAGCAAGAAATTAAGACtcttgaagaagatgaagaggagttATTTAAAAT GAGAGCAAAGTTGTTTCGATTTGCTTCTGAAAATGACCCTCCAGAGTGGAAAGAACGAGGTACTGGTGATGTTAAACTACTTAAACACAGGGAGAAGGGGACAATCCGCCTTTTGATGAGAAGAGACAAGACATTGAAAATCTGCGCTAATCATTATG TGACTCCATCAATGGAACTAAAGCCCAACGCAGGTAGTGATAGAGCATGGGTCTGGAATACATATGCAGATTATGCAGATGAGGCACCAAAACCTGAACTACTGGCCATTCGGTTTTTAAATGCAGAga atGCTCAAAAGTTCAAGGCAAAATTTGAAGAATGTAGAAATGAAGTAAAGGAGAAAGCAACTAAAG CAGATGTGACCAAAAATGATAGTGCTGATAAAGTGGCTGAGAAATTAGAAGAACTCACTGTAAAGGAGGAAAGCAAGGTTCAAGACAAAGAGGATGCCAAGCaagaaaaaacagaagagaagcaATAA